From Sphingomonas bisphenolicum, one genomic window encodes:
- the rplX gene encoding 50S ribosomal protein L24, which yields MSAAKIKKGDKIVVLAGKDKGRTGAVLQVMPKDDKVLVEGINVHAKHRKPDQANPQGGIERKPAPLHISNVAVADKDGKPTRVRFEDRDGKKVRVAVKSGEVL from the coding sequence ATGAGCGCTGCTAAGATCAAGAAGGGCGACAAGATCGTCGTCCTGGCTGGCAAGGACAAGGGCCGTACCGGCGCCGTCCTGCAGGTGATGCCCAAGGACGACAAGGTTCTTGTCGAAGGCATCAACGTGCATGCCAAGCATCGCAAGCCCGACCAGGCGAATCCGCAGGGTGGCATCGAGCGCAAGCCTGCGCCGCTGCACATTTCGAACGTCGCTGTCGCCGACAAGGATGGCAAGCCGACCCGCGTCCGTTTCGAGGACCGCGACGGCAAGAAGGTCCGCGTCGCCGTCAAGTCCGGTGAGGTGCTGTAA
- the rplN gene encoding 50S ribosomal protein L14 — protein sequence MIQMQSNLDVADNSGAKRVQCIKVLGGSKRRFAGVGDIIVVSIKEAAPRGKVKKGDVHRAVIVRTAKDIRRADGSVIRFDGNAAVLINKNEEPIGTRIFGPVVRELRAKKHMKIISLAPEVL from the coding sequence ATGATCCAGATGCAATCCAATCTTGACGTCGCTGATAACAGCGGCGCCAAGCGCGTCCAGTGCATCAAGGTGCTGGGCGGCTCGAAGCGTCGCTTCGCTGGCGTGGGCGACATCATCGTCGTCTCGATCAAGGAAGCTGCGCCGCGTGGCAAGGTGAAGAAGGGTGACGTGCATCGCGCCGTCATCGTGCGTACCGCCAAGGATATCCGCCGTGCAGACGGTTCGGTCATCCGTTTCGACGGCAACGCCGCTGTGCTGATCAACAAGAACGAGGAGCCGATCGGCACCCGTATCTTTGGCCCGGTCGTTCGCGAGCTGCGCGCCAAGAAGCACATGAAGATCATCAGCCTTGCTCCCGAGGTGCTGTAA
- the rpsJ gene encoding 30S ribosomal protein S10, giving the protein MDSNIRIRLKAFDHRVLDQATGDIADTARRTGALIRGPIPLPTRIEKFTVNRGPHIDKKSREQFEVRTYKRMLDIVQPTPQTVDALMKLDLAAGVNVEIKLA; this is encoded by the coding sequence ATGGACAGCAACATCCGCATCCGCCTCAAGGCGTTCGATCATCGCGTGCTTGATCAGGCGACCGGCGACATCGCCGACACCGCCCGCCGCACCGGCGCCCTTATTCGCGGTCCCATTCCCCTTCCGACGCGCATCGAAAAGTTCACGGTCAACCGTGGTCCGCACATCGACAAGAAGTCGCGCGAGCAGTTCGAGGTCCGCACCTACAAGCGTATGCTTGACATTGTGCAGCCGACGCCGCAGACGGTCGACGCGCTGATGAAGCTGGACCTGGCTGCCGGCGTGAACGTCGAGATCAAGCTGGCCTAA
- the tuf gene encoding elongation factor Tu: MAKAKFERNKPHCNIGTIGHVDHGKTSLTAAITKVLAETGGATFTSYDNIDKAPEERERGITISTAHVEYETEARHYAHVDCPGHADYVKNMITGAAQMDGAILVVSATDGPMPQTREHILLARQVGVPQLVVFMNKVDLVDDAEILELVELEIRELLSSYDFDGDNIPVIPGSAVAALQDKTPEIGHDAVLALMAAVDSWIPQPERPVDKPFLMPIEDVFSISGRGTVVTGRVETGIIKVGEEVEIVGLKDTTKTTVTGVEMFRKLLDEGRAGDNIGALVRGTKREDVERGQVLAKPGTITPHTEFDAEVYVLSKEEGGRHTPFFANYRPQFYFRTTDVTGEVILPEGTEMVMPGDNVKLGVKLIAPIAMDAGLRFAIREGGRTVGAGVVGTISK; this comes from the coding sequence ATGGCTAAGGCTAAGTTTGAGCGGAACAAGCCGCACTGCAACATCGGCACCATCGGTCACGTCGACCATGGCAAGACCTCGCTGACCGCAGCGATCACCAAGGTGCTGGCCGAGACCGGCGGCGCGACCTTCACGTCGTACGACAACATCGACAAGGCGCCTGAAGAGCGCGAGCGCGGCATCACCATTTCGACCGCCCACGTCGAATATGAGACCGAAGCCCGTCACTATGCGCACGTCGACTGCCCGGGTCACGCTGACTACGTCAAGAACATGATCACCGGTGCCGCCCAGATGGACGGCGCGATCCTGGTGGTGTCGGCCACCGACGGCCCGATGCCCCAGACCCGCGAGCACATCCTGCTCGCCCGTCAGGTCGGCGTGCCGCAGCTTGTCGTGTTCATGAACAAGGTCGACCTGGTCGACGACGCCGAAATCCTCGAGCTGGTCGAGCTGGAAATCCGCGAACTGCTCAGCAGCTACGATTTCGACGGCGACAACATCCCCGTCATCCCCGGTTCGGCCGTTGCCGCGCTGCAGGACAAGACGCCTGAAATCGGCCATGACGCCGTTCTGGCGCTGATGGCGGCCGTCGACAGCTGGATCCCGCAGCCCGAGCGTCCGGTCGACAAGCCCTTCCTGATGCCGATCGAAGACGTGTTCTCGATCTCGGGTCGCGGCACCGTCGTCACCGGCCGTGTCGAAACCGGCATCATCAAGGTTGGTGAAGAAGTCGAGATCGTCGGCCTCAAGGACACCACCAAGACGACCGTCACCGGTGTGGAAATGTTCCGCAAGCTGCTCGACGAAGGTCGTGCAGGCGACAATATCGGCGCCCTGGTGCGCGGCACGAAGCGTGAAGACGTGGAGCGTGGTCAGGTTCTGGCGAAGCCCGGCACCATCACCCCGCACACCGAGTTCGATGCCGAAGTGTACGTCCTGTCGAAGGAAGAAGGCGGCCGTCACACCCCGTTCTTCGCCAACTATCGTCCGCAGTTCTACTTCCGCACCACGGACGTGACCGGCGAAGTGATCCTCCCCGAGGGCACCGAGATGGTCATGCCTGGCGACAACGTGAAGCTCGGCGTGAAGCTGATCGCCCCGATCGCCATGGACGCCGGCCTGCGCTTCGCGATCCGCGAAGGCGGCCGCACCGTCGGCGCAGGGGTTGTCGGCACGATCTCGAAGTAA
- the rplD gene encoding 50S ribosomal protein L4, with the protein MKVKVQTLDAAEAGDLELNDAVFGVEPRADILHRVVTWQLEKRRGTARGTRERSDVARTGKKFGRQKGGGTARHGDRRAPVFIGGGKAHGARVRDFNPSLNKKVRALGLKMALSSKVKSGTLTIIDSLDVAEGKTKALVASLAKLNLTKVLFIDGDAVNVSFAKASANIIGVDLLPAVGANVYDILKADSLVLTRAAVEKLEARFNG; encoded by the coding sequence ATGAAGGTCAAGGTACAGACCCTCGACGCAGCGGAAGCTGGCGATCTGGAGCTTAACGATGCCGTGTTCGGTGTCGAGCCCCGCGCCGACATCCTGCACCGCGTCGTCACCTGGCAGCTCGAAAAGCGTCGCGGCACCGCCCGCGGCACCCGCGAGCGTAGCGATGTTGCCCGCACCGGCAAGAAGTTCGGCCGCCAGAAGGGCGGCGGCACCGCCCGTCACGGCGATCGCCGCGCGCCGGTGTTCATCGGTGGTGGTAAGGCGCACGGCGCCCGCGTCCGCGACTTCAACCCCTCGCTGAACAAGAAGGTTCGCGCGCTGGGTCTGAAGATGGCGCTGTCGTCGAAGGTCAAGAGCGGCACGCTCACGATCATCGACAGCCTGGACGTCGCCGAAGGCAAGACCAAGGCGCTGGTCGCCAGCCTCGCCAAGCTGAACCTCACCAAGGTGCTGTTCATCGACGGCGACGCGGTCAACGTCAGCTTCGCGAAGGCTTCGGCGAACATCATCGGCGTGGACCTGCTCCCTGCCGTTGGCGCCAATGTCTATGACATCCTGAAAGCCGACTCGCTGGTGCTCACCCGCGCCGCGGTCGAAAAGCTGGAGGCCCGTTTCAATGGCTAA
- the rpsQ gene encoding 30S ribosomal protein S17 produces the protein MPKRVLTGTVVSDKTDKTVVVRVERKVKHALYGKIIRRSKKYHAHDEGNVYKEGETVRIEETAPISKLKTWKVIERVDTHKSPETAA, from the coding sequence ATGCCCAAGCGCGTGCTGACGGGAACGGTGGTTTCCGACAAGACCGACAAGACGGTGGTGGTTCGTGTAGAGCGCAAGGTTAAGCATGCGCTCTACGGCAAGATCATCCGCCGTTCGAAGAAGTACCATGCCCATGACGAGGGCAATGTCTACAAGGAAGGCGAGACGGTCCGAATCGAAGAGACCGCCCCGATTTCCAAGCTCAAGACCTGGAAGGTGATCGAGCGCGTGGACACCCACAAGTCGCCGGAAACGGCGGCCTGA
- a CDS encoding 50S ribosomal protein L23 has translation MAKKQAGTVDNRHYDVVVAPHITEKSTLLSENNAVVFKVAGDASKPEIKAAVEAIWGVDVKSVNTLVTKGKTKRWKGKPYKRSDVKKAIVRLAEGQSIDITEGVR, from the coding sequence ATGGCTAAAAAGCAAGCCGGGACCGTCGACAACCGTCATTATGACGTGGTTGTCGCCCCCCACATCACCGAGAAGTCGACTCTTCTCAGCGAAAACAACGCCGTGGTCTTCAAGGTGGCGGGCGATGCCTCAAAGCCTGAGATCAAGGCCGCTGTCGAAGCGATCTGGGGTGTGGACGTCAAGAGCGTCAACACGCTGGTCACGAAGGGCAAGACGAAGCGCTGGAAGGGCAAGCCCTACAAGCGTTCGGACGTGAAGAAGGCGATCGTCCGCCTGGCCGAAGGCCAGTCGATCGACATCACCGAGGGAGTCCGCTGA
- the rplB gene encoding 50S ribosomal protein L2, producing the protein MALKHYNPTSPARRGLILVDKSSLHKGKPVKALTEGKRKTGGRNNKGHVTSRGIGGGHKQRYRIIDFKRRLWDVEGTVERLEYDPNRTAFIALVNYPDGTQNYILAPQRLAPGDKVIAGKKTDVKPGNAMELGQMPVGTIIHNIEMKPGKGGQLCRSAGTYAQLVGRDRGMVMVRLSSGEQRYIRSDCMGTIGAVSNPDNGNTNLAKAGRNRWNGIRPLTRGVAKNPVDHPHGGGEGRTSGGRHPVTPWGKPTKGARTRHNKATDKMIIRSRHAKKKR; encoded by the coding sequence ATGGCTCTGAAGCATTATAACCCGACCAGCCCGGCCCGCCGCGGCCTGATCCTGGTCGACAAGTCCAGCCTGCACAAGGGCAAGCCCGTCAAGGCGCTGACCGAAGGCAAGCGCAAGACCGGCGGCCGCAACAACAAGGGTCATGTGACCTCGCGCGGCATCGGTGGCGGTCATAAGCAGCGCTATCGCATCATCGACTTCAAGCGCCGCTTGTGGGATGTCGAAGGTACGGTCGAGCGTCTGGAATATGACCCCAACCGCACCGCCTTCATCGCGCTGGTCAACTATCCCGACGGCACCCAGAACTATATTCTGGCGCCGCAGCGTCTTGCCCCCGGTGACAAGGTCATCGCCGGCAAGAAGACCGACGTGAAGCCGGGCAACGCGATGGAACTGGGTCAGATGCCGGTCGGCACGATCATCCACAACATCGAGATGAAGCCGGGCAAGGGCGGCCAGCTCTGCCGGTCTGCGGGCACCTACGCCCAGCTCGTCGGTCGCGATCGCGGCATGGTGATGGTGCGTCTGTCCTCGGGCGAGCAGCGCTACATCCGTTCGGATTGCATGGGCACCATCGGCGCCGTCAGCAACCCGGACAATGGCAACACCAACCTCGCCAAGGCTGGCCGCAACCGTTGGAACGGCATCCGCCCGCTGACGCGCGGCGTCGCCAAGAACCCGGTCGATCACCCCCATGGCGGTGGTGAAGGCCGCACCTCGGGCGGCCGTCATCCGGTTACGCCATGGGGCAAGCCGACCAAGGGTGCGCGCACCCGCCACAACAAGGCGACGGACAAGATGATTATCCGTAGCCGCCATGCGAAGAAGAAGAGGTAA
- the rpmC gene encoding 50S ribosomal protein L29 → MANVADLKTKTDDELSTELNNLKREQFNLRFQAATNQLEKPSRVKEVRRSIAQIKTLQTERNSSAAK, encoded by the coding sequence ATGGCGAATGTTGCAGACCTGAAGACCAAGACGGACGACGAACTGTCGACCGAACTGAACAACCTGAAGCGCGAGCAGTTCAATCTGCGTTTCCAGGCGGCCACCAACCAGCTGGAAAAGCCCAGCCGCGTCAAGGAAGTCCGTCGGTCGATCGCGCAGATCAAGACCCTGCAGACGGAGCGTAACAGCTCCGCCGCGAAGTAA
- the rpsN gene encoding 30S ribosomal protein S14, which yields MAKLSSINKNERRKKLVKKYTGRYAKLKAIANDTAADDSDRLIARLKMAEIPRNGNPTRVRNRCELTGRPRAYYRKFRLCRVQLRDLANKGLIPGVTKSSW from the coding sequence ATGGCGAAACTGAGTTCGATCAACAAGAACGAGCGCCGCAAGAAGCTGGTGAAGAAATATACCGGCCGTTATGCCAAGCTCAAGGCGATCGCGAATGATACCGCGGCCGATGACAGCGATCGTCTGATCGCGCGTCTGAAGATGGCGGAGATCCCCCGCAACGGCAATCCGACCCGCGTTCGGAACCGCTGCGAACTGACGGGGCGTCCCCGCGCTTATTACCGCAAATTCCGCCTCTGCCGCGTGCAGCTGCGTGATCTGGCCAACAAGGGCCTGATCCCCGGCGTCACCAAGTCGAGCTGGTAA
- the rplE gene encoding 50S ribosomal protein L5, producing the protein MADKYIPRSKAQYDAEIAKAMTEKFGYKNVMEVPKIDKITLNMGVGEATQDKKKVTQAAEEMELIAGQKPVITKAKKSIAQFKLREGMPIGAKVTLRRERMYEFLDRMINIALPRVRDFRGLNPKSFDGRGNYAFGIKEQIIFPEISYDRVDKVRGMDIIVTTTAKTDDEARELLRLFGFPFPQEEEKQAA; encoded by the coding sequence ATGGCCGACAAATATATCCCGCGCTCCAAGGCGCAGTATGACGCTGAAATCGCCAAGGCGATGACCGAGAAGTTCGGTTACAAGAACGTCATGGAAGTCCCCAAGATCGACAAGATCACGCTCAACATGGGCGTGGGCGAAGCGACCCAGGACAAGAAGAAGGTCACGCAGGCCGCCGAGGAAATGGAACTGATCGCCGGCCAGAAGCCGGTCATCACCAAGGCGAAAAAGTCGATCGCGCAGTTCAAGCTGCGTGAAGGCATGCCGATCGGTGCCAAGGTCACACTGCGCCGCGAGCGCATGTATGAATTCCTTGACCGCATGATCAATATCGCGCTGCCCCGCGTGCGCGACTTCCGTGGTCTCAACCCGAAGAGCTTCGACGGCCGTGGCAATTATGCCTTCGGCATCAAGGAGCAGATCATCTTCCCCGAGATCAGCTATGACCGCGTCGACAAGGTGCGCGGCATGGACATCATCGTCACCACCACCGCGAAGACGGACGACGAAGCGCGCGAACTGCTGCGCCTCTTCGGCTTCCCCTTCCCGCAGGAAGAAGAGAAGCAGGCGGCCTGA
- the rpsS gene encoding 30S ribosomal protein S19 — protein sequence MARSVWKGPFVDLSLLKKAETAQDAGGRAPIKTWSRRSTILPQFVGLTFNVYNGRKHVPVSVNEDMVGHKLGEFAPTRFFPGHAADKKGKR from the coding sequence ATGGCTCGTTCCGTCTGGAAAGGTCCTTTCGTGGACCTCAGCCTTCTGAAGAAGGCGGAAACCGCGCAGGACGCGGGTGGCCGTGCGCCGATCAAGACCTGGTCGCGCCGTTCCACCATCCTGCCGCAGTTCGTTGGCCTGACGTTCAACGTCTATAACGGCCGCAAGCATGTTCCGGTCTCCGTGAACGAGGATATGGTGGGTCATAAGCTGGGCGAATTCGCCCCGACCCGCTTCTTCCCCGGCCACGCCGCCGACAAGAAGGGCAAGCGCTGA
- the rplP gene encoding 50S ribosomal protein L16, with protein sequence MLQPKKMKFRKTFKGRIKGDAKGGSALNFGSYGLKAMEPERVTARQIEAARRAITRHIRRQGRLWIRVFPDVPVSKKPAEVRQGKGKGSVEYWAARVKPGRILFELDGVPGPLAAEAFSRAAMKLPIKTKVVARLGDTSHLEG encoded by the coding sequence ATGCTGCAACCGAAGAAAATGAAGTTCCGCAAGACCTTCAAGGGTCGGATCAAGGGCGATGCCAAGGGTGGCTCGGCCCTGAACTTCGGCTCCTATGGTCTCAAGGCCATGGAACCCGAGCGCGTCACCGCACGCCAGATCGAAGCGGCTCGCCGCGCGATCACCCGCCACATCCGCCGTCAGGGCCGGTTGTGGATCCGCGTGTTCCCCGACGTGCCGGTTTCCAAGAAGCCTGCCGAAGTCCGTCAGGGCAAGGGCAAGGGTTCGGTCGAATATTGGGCCGCCCGCGTCAAGCCGGGTCGCATCCTGTTCGAACTGGACGGCGTGCCCGGTCCGCTCGCAGCAGAGGCCTTCTCGCGCGCCGCGATGAAGCTGCCCATCAAGACCAAGGTCGTCGCCCGCCTCGGCGACACCTCGCATCTGGAGGGTTAA
- the rplV gene encoding 50S ribosomal protein L22 — protein MSKEKAPRRVADNEALAVGTQIRGSAQKLNLVATLIRGRKVEDALNILAFSKKAMAVDVRKVLASAIANAENNHNLDVDSLVVAEASVGKSFTLKRFHARGRGKSTRILKPFSRVRIVVREAGEEAEA, from the coding sequence ATGAGCAAGGAAAAGGCTCCCCGTCGCGTCGCCGACAATGAGGCGCTGGCCGTTGGCACGCAGATCCGTGGTTCGGCCCAGAAGCTGAACCTGGTCGCCACGCTCATCCGCGGCCGCAAGGTCGAGGACGCGCTGAACATCCTCGCCTTCTCCAAGAAGGCGATGGCGGTCGACGTGCGCAAGGTGCTGGCTTCGGCCATCGCCAACGCGGAAAACAACCACAATCTCGACGTCGATTCGCTGGTCGTCGCGGAAGCATCGGTGGGCAAGAGCTTCACCCTGAAGCGCTTCCACGCGCGCGGCCGCGGCAAGTCGACCCGGATCCTCAAGCCCTTCAGCCGCGTGCGCATTGTCGTGCGTGAAGCTGGCGAAGAAGCGGAGGCGTAA
- the fusA gene encoding elongation factor G — MARSHPLEKYRNFGIMAHIDAGKTTTTERILYYTGKSYKIGEVHDGAATMDWMEQEQERGITITSAATTCIWNDHRLNIIDTPGHVDFTIEVERSLRVLDGAVAAFDGVAGVEPQSETVWRQADKYKVPRMCFINKLDRTGANFYYCVQTIIDRLGAIPAVLYLPIGAESEFKGLVDLVENRAIIWKDENLGAEFSYEEIPADLADKAAEYREKLIELAVEQDDEAMEAYLEGNLPDTATLKALIRKGTLNQSFVPVLCGSAFKNKGVQPLLDAVVDYLPSPLDIEDVQGINPDTDEPDSRATADDAPFSGLAFKIMNDPFVGSLTFLRVYSGTLTKGTYLNSVKDKKEKIGRMLLMHANSREDIDAAYAGDIVALAGMKETTTGDTLCAERKPIILERMEFPEPVIELSVEPKTKADQEKMGVALNRLAAEDPSFRVSTDHESGQTIIKGMGELHLEILVDRMKREFKVEANVGAPQVAYREYLKKAVDVDYTHKKQSGGTGQFGRIKVKVTPGERGAGIIFKDEIKGGNIPKEYIPAIEKGMRETAATGSLIGFPIIDFEINLYDGAYHDVDSSALAFEITGRAAMREVAQKSGITLLEPVMKVEVVTPEEYLGDVIGDMNSRRGQIQGTDTRGNAQVVEAMVPLANMFGYVNSLRSFTQGRANYSMIFSHYDEVPQNVADEVKAKMA; from the coding sequence ATGGCCCGCAGCCATCCGCTCGAGAAGTATCGCAATTTCGGTATCATGGCGCATATCGACGCCGGCAAGACCACCACGACCGAGCGTATCCTTTACTACACCGGCAAGTCCTACAAGATCGGCGAAGTCCATGACGGCGCCGCCACGATGGACTGGATGGAGCAGGAGCAGGAGCGTGGGATCACCATCACGTCGGCTGCGACCACGTGCATCTGGAACGATCACCGCCTGAACATCATCGACACCCCCGGTCACGTCGACTTCACCATCGAAGTCGAACGTTCGCTGCGCGTGCTGGACGGCGCGGTCGCCGCGTTCGACGGCGTTGCCGGCGTTGAGCCGCAGTCGGAAACCGTGTGGCGCCAGGCGGACAAGTACAAGGTTCCGCGGATGTGCTTCATCAACAAGCTCGACCGCACCGGCGCCAATTTCTATTATTGCGTGCAGACGATCATCGATCGCCTGGGTGCGATCCCGGCCGTCCTCTATCTCCCCATCGGTGCGGAGAGCGAGTTCAAGGGCCTGGTCGACCTGGTCGAAAATCGCGCCATCATCTGGAAGGATGAGAATCTGGGCGCCGAATTCTCCTATGAAGAGATTCCGGCCGACCTCGCCGACAAGGCTGCCGAATATCGCGAAAAGCTGATCGAACTCGCCGTCGAACAGGACGACGAGGCGATGGAAGCCTATCTCGAAGGCAATCTGCCCGACACCGCGACGCTCAAGGCGCTGATCCGCAAGGGTACGCTGAACCAGTCGTTCGTGCCGGTGCTGTGCGGCTCGGCGTTCAAGAACAAGGGCGTTCAGCCCCTGCTCGACGCCGTCGTGGACTATCTGCCTTCGCCGCTCGACATCGAAGACGTGCAGGGCATCAATCCCGACACCGACGAACCCGACAGCCGCGCGACCGCGGACGACGCGCCCTTCTCGGGTCTGGCGTTCAAGATCATGAACGATCCGTTCGTCGGCTCGCTGACCTTCCTGCGCGTCTATTCGGGCACCCTGACCAAGGGCACTTATCTGAACTCGGTCAAGGACAAGAAGGAAAAGATCGGTCGTATGCTGCTGATGCATGCGAACAGCCGTGAAGACATCGACGCGGCCTATGCCGGCGACATCGTTGCGCTGGCGGGCATGAAGGAAACCACCACCGGGGATACGCTGTGCGCCGAGCGCAAGCCGATCATCCTGGAGCGGATGGAATTCCCCGAGCCGGTCATCGAACTGTCGGTGGAACCCAAGACCAAGGCCGACCAGGAAAAGATGGGCGTCGCGCTCAACCGCCTGGCCGCCGAAGATCCGTCCTTCCGCGTCTCGACCGATCACGAATCGGGCCAGACCATCATCAAGGGCATGGGCGAGCTTCACCTCGAAATCCTGGTCGACCGCATGAAGCGCGAGTTCAAGGTCGAGGCGAATGTCGGTGCGCCGCAGGTGGCCTATCGCGAATATCTCAAGAAGGCCGTCGACGTCGACTACACCCACAAGAAGCAGTCGGGCGGCACCGGCCAGTTCGGCCGCATCAAGGTGAAGGTCACGCCGGGCGAGCGCGGCGCGGGCATCATCTTCAAGGACGAGATCAAGGGCGGTAATATTCCCAAGGAATATATCCCGGCGATCGAGAAGGGTATGCGCGAAACCGCGGCGACCGGTTCGCTGATCGGCTTCCCGATCATCGATTTCGAAATCAACCTGTATGACGGCGCCTATCATGACGTCGACTCGTCGGCTCTGGCGTTCGAAATCACCGGCCGTGCTGCGATGCGCGAAGTCGCGCAGAAGTCGGGCATCACGCTGCTCGAACCGGTCATGAAGGTCGAAGTCGTCACCCCGGAAGAATATCTGGGCGACGTCATCGGCGACATGAACAGCCGTCGCGGCCAGATCCAGGGCACCGATACGCGCGGCAACGCGCAGGTGGTCGAGGCGATGGTTCCGCTGGCCAACATGTTCGGCTATGTGAACTCGCTGCGTTCGTTCACTCAGGGGCGTGCGAACTATTCGATGATCTTCTCGCACTATGACGAAGTGCCGCAGAATGTGGCGGATGAAGTCAAGGCGAAGATGGCCTGA
- the rplC gene encoding 50S ribosomal protein L3: MRTGVIAKKVGMTRLFQEDGRHIPVTVLALEGNQVVARKDVDSDGYVAVQLGAGVAKVKNVAKPQRGHFAKAQVEPKARLVEFRVAEDALLDVGAEIAADHFIDGQLVDVSGHTQGKGFAGAMKRWGFGGMRATHGVSISHRAHGSTGNRQDPGRVFKNKKMAGHMGDRERTQQNLEIVRTDVERGLIFVKGSVPGAKGTWLTIKDSVKVPRPADVPYPASLKKADNSNDAPANTPAEDAAAPEATEGQEG; the protein is encoded by the coding sequence ATGCGCACAGGCGTGATCGCTAAGAAAGTCGGGATGACCCGTCTGTTCCAAGAGGACGGACGCCATATCCCGGTTACGGTTTTGGCCCTTGAGGGCAATCAGGTCGTGGCCCGCAAGGATGTCGACAGCGACGGCTATGTCGCCGTCCAGCTCGGCGCCGGTGTCGCCAAGGTGAAGAATGTCGCCAAGCCGCAGCGTGGCCACTTCGCCAAGGCGCAGGTCGAGCCGAAGGCTCGCCTGGTCGAATTCCGCGTCGCCGAGGATGCGCTCCTCGACGTCGGCGCTGAAATCGCCGCAGACCATTTCATCGACGGCCAGCTGGTCGACGTGTCGGGTCACACGCAGGGCAAGGGCTTTGCCGGTGCGATGAAGCGTTGGGGCTTCGGCGGTATGCGCGCCACCCACGGCGTGTCCATCAGCCACCGTGCGCATGGTTCGACCGGTAACCGCCAGGATCCGGGCCGCGTCTTCAAGAACAAGAAGATGGCCGGCCATATGGGCGACCGCGAGCGGACCCAGCAGAATCTCGAAATCGTCCGCACGGACGTCGAGCGTGGCCTGATCTTCGTCAAGGGCAGCGTTCCGGGCGCCAAGGGCACCTGGCTGACCATCAAGGACTCGGTCAAGGTTCCCCGTCCGGCCGACGTGCCGTACCCCGCCAGCCTGAAGAAGGCTGACAACAGCAATGACGCTCCGGCGAACACCCCGGCGGAAGACGCCGCGGCGCCTGAAGCGACCGAAGGCCAGGAGGGCTAA
- the rpsC gene encoding 30S ribosomal protein S3: MGHKSNPIGLRLQINRTWDSRWFAEGADYGRLLLEDLKIRQFIFKTLPQAAISKVVIERPAKLCRVSIYAARPGVIIGKKGADIEKLRKKLGALTSSDVSLNIVEIRKPEIDSKLVAQGIADQLERRVAFRRAMKRAVQSALRLGAEGIKITCGGRLGGAEIARVEWYREGRVPLHTLRANVDYAEATAHTAYGVCGIKVWIFKGEILGHDPMATDRLMLEAQTSGVRPAR; encoded by the coding sequence ATGGGCCACAAGAGCAATCCGATCGGTCTGCGTCTGCAGATCAACCGCACCTGGGACAGCCGCTGGTTCGCCGAAGGCGCCGACTATGGTCGCCTGCTGCTGGAGGATCTCAAGATCCGCCAGTTCATCTTCAAGACCCTGCCGCAGGCCGCGATCTCCAAGGTCGTGATCGAGCGTCCGGCCAAGCTGTGCCGCGTGTCGATCTACGCCGCCCGTCCGGGCGTCATCATCGGCAAGAAGGGCGCGGACATCGAAAAGCTTCGCAAGAAGCTGGGCGCGCTGACCTCGTCCGACGTGTCGCTGAACATCGTCGAGATTCGCAAGCCGGAAATCGATAGCAAGCTCGTCGCACAGGGCATCGCCGACCAGCTCGAACGCCGCGTGGCGTTCCGCCGGGCGATGAAGCGTGCGGTGCAGTCGGCCCTGCGTCTGGGCGCCGAAGGCATCAAGATCACCTGCGGCGGCCGTCTGGGCGGCGCGGAGATCGCGCGCGTCGAATGGTATCGCGAAGGCCGCGTTCCGCTGCATACGCTGCGTGCGAACGTCGACTATGCCGAAGCCACGGCACACACCGCCTATGGCGTGTGCGGCATCAAGGTCTGGATCTTCAAGGGCGAAATCCTTGGTCACGATCCGATGGCCACCGACCGGCTGATGCTGGAGGCTCAGACCTCCGGCGTGCGCCCGGCGCGCTGA